Proteins from one Gossypium raimondii isolate GPD5lz chromosome 8, ASM2569854v1, whole genome shotgun sequence genomic window:
- the LOC105792522 gene encoding probable linoleate 9S-lipoxygenase 5, whose amino-acid sequence MKIPSTVVLMRKTEKDFNDPDDKWSALHDAGKILFLQKKVSLKLISADIVDSNPKNKYGGKIGSEIHLKGWNNRSAYLEDRTFHVYFEWDEDFGTPGAVLVHNPYESEFYLKTITLQDVPGRGPIHFLCNSWVYQNQGSRIFFSTKAYLPRDTPEALRKCREEELRMLRGNGEGKLEVWDRVYDYAVYNDLGRLPVLGDSHEYPYPRRGRTGRPILDHKEKTESRNFKYDQFNIYVPRDEQFSRHKKSEFRDNKWKSLIHAVSPVIEAYIRDEFESFQEINNVYDDGTSNVFDSFTSGFFRAISRKGKFPLPQVIKEDRAAWGRDEEFAREMIAGLNPLLIRLLKEHEFPPLSKLDPEFYGNQNSCITKQDIQSNLDGLSAEQALKNKRLFILDHHDSVMPYLRKINKETKTKTYASRTLLFLRDDNTLKPVAIELSLPNEKGDKFGAVSKVYTPTQDGVEGHIWQLAKAYVAVVDTGHHQLISHWLNSHAAIEPFIIATNRQLSVVHPIYKLLHPHYRDTMAINALAREVLVNAGGVLETTFYTGQYSMEMSSVIYRSWNFMEQSLPNDLKKRGIADGDINSLKDLDKLVIEDYPYAVDGLKIWFAIKKWVSDYCSFYYKVDGMVQEDPELQAWWKELREVGHGDKKDEPWWPKMQTREELIESCTIIIWLASAFHAAVNFGQYAYGGYSPNRPTGSRRFMPEKGTPEYTELANNPEKAFLKTITPQLTCLQGMTLVETLSQQSSEEVYLGTREDNWTTDKEPLSYFKAFHDRLAEIEDEITSMNEDGKWKNRVGPVKVPYTLLFPTGEVGLPGKGIPNSISI is encoded by the exons ATGAAGATTCCGAGCACCGTAGTATTAATGAGGAAGACCGAAAAGGACTTCAACGACCCTGATGACAAATGGTCAGCCTTGCACGATGCCGGAAAAATATTGTTTCTTCAGAAAAAGGTTTCCTTGAAGCTCATTAGTGCTGATATCGTCGATTCCAACCCTA aaaataaatatggagGAAAGATAGGATCAGAGATTCACTTAAAAGGATGGAATAACAGAAGCGCTTACTTGGAAGACAGAACATTCCATGTTTACTTTGAGTGGGACGAAGATTTTGGAACACCAGGAGCTGTCTTGGTCCATAATCCATATGAAAGTGAATTCTACCTCAAAACCATCACTCTTCAAGATGTTCCTGGTCGAGGTCCCATCCACTTCCTTTGTAATTCTTGGGTTTACCAAAACCAAGGGAGCCGTATTTTCTTCTCTACCAAG GCATATCTTCCACGTGATACCCCAGAAGCACTTCGTAAGTGTAGAGAAGAAGAGTTGAGAATGTTGAGAGGAAATGGAGAAGGAAAGCTTGAGGTATGGGATCGAGTTTATGATTATGCTGTGTACAACGATTTGGGAAGGCTCCCTGTTCTCGGAGATTCCCATGAGTATCCTTATCCTAGGAGAGGAAGAACCGGTCGGCCGATATTAG ATCACAAGGAAAAGACGGAGAGCAGAAACTTTAAATACGATCAGTTTAATATTTACGTCCCTAGAGATGAACAATTCAGCCGGCACAAGAAATCGGAATTCCGAGATAATAAGTGGAAAAGCTTGATTCATGCAGTGTCTCCTGTAATTGAAGCTTACATTCGGGACGAGTTCGAAtcttttcaagaaataaataacGTGTACGACGATGGAACTTCTAATGTTTTTGATTCTTTCACCAGTGGCTTTTTCAGGGCTATTTCTCGCAAAGGAAAATTTCCATTGCCTCAAGTCATTAAAg AGGACCGGGCTGCATGGGGTAGGGATGAAGAATTTGCTAGAGAAATGATTGCCGGTTTGAACCCTCTTCTCATTCGTCTTCTCAAA GAACATGAATTCCCTCCACTTAGCAAGCTAGATCCTGAATTTTATGGTAATCAAAACAGTTGTATTACAAAACAGGATATCCAGTCTAACTTGGATGGACTTAGTGCTGAACAG GCACTGAAGAACAAGAGGTTGTTTATATTGGATCATCATGATTCGGTGATGCCGTATCTTCGGAAGATAAACAAGGAAACTAAAACAAAGACTTATGCATCACGGACACTTCTCTTCTTGAGAGACGACAACACGTTGAAACCGGTGGCGATCGAGTTGAGCTTGCCGAATGAAAAAGGAGATAAGTTTGGTGCTGTTAGTAAGGTGTACACTCCAACACAAGATGGAGTTGAGGGTCATATTTGGCAGTTAGCTAAAGCCTATGTAGCTGTGGTTGATACTGGTCATCATCAACTAATAAGCCACTG GTTGAACAGTCATGCAGCTATAGAGCCATTCATTATTGCAACAAACAGGCAGCTGAGTGTGGTTCATCCAATTTATAAACTACTGCACCCACACTATCGTGACACGATGGCTATTAATGCGTTAGCCAGGGAAGTTCTAGTGAATGCAGGTGGAGTGTTAGAGACAACATTTTACACAGGGCAATATTCCATGGAGATGTCATCGGTAATTTATAGAAGTTGGAATTTCATGGAGCAATCACTTCCTAATGATCTCAAGAaaag AGGAATTGCAGATGGTGATATAAACTCCCTCAAAGACCTTGACAAACTAGTAATAGAAGATTATCCATATGCTGTGGATGGGTTGAAGATATGGTTTGCAATTAAAAAGTGGGTCAGTGACTACTGTTCCTTCTATTACAAGGTAGATGGAATGGTCCAAGAAGACCCTGAACTTCAAGCATGGTGGAAAGAACTTCGAGAGGTAGGTCATGGTGACAAGAAAGATGAACCCTGGTGGCCTAAAATGCAAACACGTGAAGAGCTGATAGAATCTTGCACTATTATCATATGGTTAGCCTCTGCTTTCCATGCAGCTGTCAACTTCGGACAATACGCCTACGGAGGCTACTCTCCGAACCGTCCAACAGGGAGCCGTCGGTTCATGCCTGAGAAAGGTACCCCTGAATATACTGAGCTTGCGAACAACCCAGAGAAGGCTTTCCTCAAAACAATAACTCCACAACTAACATGCCTCCAAGGGATGACATTGGTAGAAACTCTATCACAACAATCATCAGAAGAGGTGTATCTTGGAACACGAGAAGATAATTGGACGACAGATAAAGAACCATTGTCGTATTTCAAGGCATTTCACGACAGACTTGCTGAAATTGAAGATGAAATCACAAGCATGAACGAGGACGGGAAGTGGAAGAATCGTGTAGGTCCGGTCAAGGTGCCGTACACTTTGTTGTTTCCAACCGGTGAAGTTGGACTTCCTGGCAAGGGAATTCCGAATAGCATATCAATCTAA